The Flavobacteriales bacterium sequence AAAACGATTAGTTGGCGATTAGTCGGGACTATAGACACGCTATTACTTTCATGGGTTATTACAGGTGACTTATTTACAGGAGTTAAAATTAGTGCATTAGAAGTCATCTCTAAAATGATTTTGTATTACATGCACGAAAGGGTTTGGTTTAATTCGTCAGTATCAGATATAAAAAAACGACATCTTTTAAAAACTTTTAGTTGGCGATTAGTTGGAACACTTGACACTATACTTA is a genomic window containing:
- a CDS encoding DUF2061 domain-containing protein, which encodes MKSSKRHIAKTISWRLVGTIDTLLLSWVITGDLFTGVKISALEVISKMILYYMHERVWFNSSVSDIKKRHLLKTFSWRLVGTLDTILIGWLISGNPFIGLKIGIAEVVTKMVLYYFHEKVWYKSNFGLQSRS